Proteins encoded by one window of Musa acuminata AAA Group cultivar baxijiao chromosome BXJ2-9, Cavendish_Baxijiao_AAA, whole genome shotgun sequence:
- the LOC135623320 gene encoding uncharacterized protein LOC135623320 isoform X1 → MRRIFFVKTTLSYNAKDQFNAGEGANPRTKSRNKMGKIKRGGIFIRRKKEKAMGKKRKTLASDNDIAQTSVVHEDGSNSILQDASLKHCIVYQRRRKKNSSDTNSAVSLSGIFEMVSILKGRDGTSLTSNQASSVEKETHVGTESFTDSKMDLFQHTESALNLATVPEISESLDDIKNNVACKIDMEDSDSNKLANQTLPIETNLSPELSSNSYQLEAYSIQCEKSRKKEISLSGFSYDIQHICSDVTSTCTLQPVAASVDANEFSRVSSSDEFRRIMEVKCDIKAKATSTSEVIKKTESCLDNSGDGQHVAAEGSPKLLPSGQKDECATLLFQLENKVLRDASSLIHSREATKLGSGDGSESGQSAVHEKNSLDFKNRCNDSYAVHVKEHAPSSVNHVVKDVSSDVTKDQDQSSNLAALSNMETLLSCSRKKLIVLDLNGLLADINQEYHYAHKAHRRVGGKLVFKRPFCDDFLKFCFERFHVGVWSSRRRYNVDVVVDFLMGNLRHKLLFCWDQSKCTDTGYTTIENMHKPLVLKELKKLWNNEGHDLPWEKGEYSPSNTLLVDDSPYKAICNPPHTAIFPFPYKFTDENDNSLGPGGDLRAYLEGLTMADDVQLYVQGHPFGQQAILDSNPSWNFYLKIIDKIQNSSSLTASRG, encoded by the exons ATGCGTCGTATCTTTTTCGTGAAGACCACGTTAAGCTACAATGCGAAGGATCAATTTAACGCTGGCGAAGGAGCGAATCCGCGAACAAAATCCCGAAATAAAATGGGGAAGATAAAAAGAGGAGGGATTTTTATtaggaggaagaaagagaaagCAATGGGGAAGAAGCGGAAAACCCTCGCCTCAG ATAATGATATTGCCCAAACAAGTGTAGTACATGAGGATGGTTCCAATTCCATATTGCAAGACGCCAGCTTGAAGCATTGTATAGTGTACCAAAGGAGACGGAAGAAGAATTCGTCAGACACTAATTCTGCTGTTTCTTTGTCTGGGATTTTTGAAATGGTCTCAATCCTGAAGGGTCGCGATGGAACATCTCTTACTAGCAATCAAGCATCATCAGTGGAGAAAGAAACTCATGTTGGGACTGAATCCTTTACTGACTCTAAAATGGACTTGTTTCAACATACAGAATCAGCACTCAACCTTGCAACTGTACCTGAAATCTCTGAGTCTCTTGATGACATCAAAAACAATGTGGCATGCAAGATTGATATGGAAGATAGTGATTCTAATAAACTTGCTAATCAAACTTTACCAATTGAAACCAATTTATCACCTGAGTTATCTTCAAACTCATACCAGCTGGAAGCCTATTCTATCCAGTGTGAAAAGAgcagaaaaaaagaaataagtttaagtgGTTTTTCATATGACATTCAACATATCTGCTCAGATGTAACATCAACTTGTACCTTGCAGCCAGTTGCTGCATCTGTTGATGCTAATGAATTTAGTAGGGTCTCTTCATCAGATGAATTTAGGAGAATTATGGAGGTGAAATGTGACATAAAGGCCAAAGCAACATCCACCAGTGAAGTAATAAAGAAGACTGAGAGTTGTTTGGATAACTCTGGTGATGGTCAGCATGTTGCTGCAGAAGGAAGCCCAAAATTGCTTCCTTCTGGTCAGAAGGACGAATGTGCTACTCTATTGTTCCAATTAGAAAACAAAGTTCTCAGGGATGCCTCATCACTAATCCACTCTAGGGAGGCAACTAAACTAGGAAGTGGAGATGGATCAGAGAGTGGGCAATCAGCCGTTCATGAAAAGAATTCTTTGGACTTTAAAAACAGGTGTAATGATTCATATGCTGTTCATGTGAAAGAACATGCTCCTTCATCAGTGAATCATGTTGTGAAAGATGTCTCTTCTGATGTGACCAAGGACCAGGATCAGAGTTCAAATTTAGCAGCCTTGTCTAACATGGAAACATTGTTGAGTTGTTCTAGGAAGAAGCTAATCGTTCTTGATTTGAAtggtttacttgctgatatcaatCAGGAGTATCATTATGCTCATAAAGCACATAGGAGAGTTGGAGGAAAATTAG TTTTTAAAAGGCCCTTCTGTGATGATTTtctgaagttttgttttgagagATTTCATGTGGGTGTGTGGTCCTCAAGAAGAAG ATATAATGTTGATGTGGTGGTTGATTTTCTCATGGGAAATTTGAGACATAAACTGTTATTTTGTTGG GACCAATCAAAATGCACGGATACTGGGTATACAACAATAGAGAACATGCATAAACCACTGGTTCTGAAAGAACTAAAGAAATTGTGGAACAATGAGGGACATGATCTTCCGTGGGAAAAGGGAGAGTACTCACCATCAAACACATTGCTTGTGGATGATTCTCCTTACAAAGCCATTTGCAATCCT CCACACACTGCTATTTTTCCATTTCCATATAAATTCACGGACGAAAATGACAATTCATTAG ggCCAGGAGGTGATCTACGTGCTTATTTGGAAGGGCTAACAATGGCTGATGATGTTCAACTCTATGTTCAAGGACATCCCTTTGGTCAACAAGCTATACTAGATAGTAATCCATCATGGAATTTCTACCtaaaaataattgataaaatTCAGAATTCATCATCTCTAACTGCTTCAAGAGGATGA
- the LOC135623320 gene encoding uncharacterized protein LOC135623320 isoform X2 — protein sequence MVSILKGRDGTSLTSNQASSVEKETHVGTESFTDSKMDLFQHTESALNLATVPEISESLDDIKNNVACKIDMEDSDSNKLANQTLPIETNLSPELSSNSYQLEAYSIQCEKSRKKEISLSGFSYDIQHICSDVTSTCTLQPVAASVDANEFSRVSSSDEFRRIMEVKCDIKAKATSTSEVIKKTESCLDNSGDGQHVAAEGSPKLLPSGQKDECATLLFQLENKVLRDASSLIHSREATKLGSGDGSESGQSAVHEKNSLDFKNRCNDSYAVHVKEHAPSSVNHVVKDVSSDVTKDQDQSSNLAALSNMETLLSCSRKKLIVLDLNGLLADINQEYHYAHKAHRRVGGKLVFKRPFCDDFLKFCFERFHVGVWSSRRRYNVDVVVDFLMGNLRHKLLFCWDQSKCTDTGYTTIENMHKPLVLKELKKLWNNEGHDLPWEKGEYSPSNTLLVDDSPYKAICNPPHTAIFPFPYKFTDENDNSLGPGGDLRAYLEGLTMADDVQLYVQGHPFGQQAILDSNPSWNFYLKIIDKIQNSSSLTASRG from the exons ATGGTCTCAATCCTGAAGGGTCGCGATGGAACATCTCTTACTAGCAATCAAGCATCATCAGTGGAGAAAGAAACTCATGTTGGGACTGAATCCTTTACTGACTCTAAAATGGACTTGTTTCAACATACAGAATCAGCACTCAACCTTGCAACTGTACCTGAAATCTCTGAGTCTCTTGATGACATCAAAAACAATGTGGCATGCAAGATTGATATGGAAGATAGTGATTCTAATAAACTTGCTAATCAAACTTTACCAATTGAAACCAATTTATCACCTGAGTTATCTTCAAACTCATACCAGCTGGAAGCCTATTCTATCCAGTGTGAAAAGAgcagaaaaaaagaaataagtttaagtgGTTTTTCATATGACATTCAACATATCTGCTCAGATGTAACATCAACTTGTACCTTGCAGCCAGTTGCTGCATCTGTTGATGCTAATGAATTTAGTAGGGTCTCTTCATCAGATGAATTTAGGAGAATTATGGAGGTGAAATGTGACATAAAGGCCAAAGCAACATCCACCAGTGAAGTAATAAAGAAGACTGAGAGTTGTTTGGATAACTCTGGTGATGGTCAGCATGTTGCTGCAGAAGGAAGCCCAAAATTGCTTCCTTCTGGTCAGAAGGACGAATGTGCTACTCTATTGTTCCAATTAGAAAACAAAGTTCTCAGGGATGCCTCATCACTAATCCACTCTAGGGAGGCAACTAAACTAGGAAGTGGAGATGGATCAGAGAGTGGGCAATCAGCCGTTCATGAAAAGAATTCTTTGGACTTTAAAAACAGGTGTAATGATTCATATGCTGTTCATGTGAAAGAACATGCTCCTTCATCAGTGAATCATGTTGTGAAAGATGTCTCTTCTGATGTGACCAAGGACCAGGATCAGAGTTCAAATTTAGCAGCCTTGTCTAACATGGAAACATTGTTGAGTTGTTCTAGGAAGAAGCTAATCGTTCTTGATTTGAAtggtttacttgctgatatcaatCAGGAGTATCATTATGCTCATAAAGCACATAGGAGAGTTGGAGGAAAATTAG TTTTTAAAAGGCCCTTCTGTGATGATTTtctgaagttttgttttgagagATTTCATGTGGGTGTGTGGTCCTCAAGAAGAAG ATATAATGTTGATGTGGTGGTTGATTTTCTCATGGGAAATTTGAGACATAAACTGTTATTTTGTTGG GACCAATCAAAATGCACGGATACTGGGTATACAACAATAGAGAACATGCATAAACCACTGGTTCTGAAAGAACTAAAGAAATTGTGGAACAATGAGGGACATGATCTTCCGTGGGAAAAGGGAGAGTACTCACCATCAAACACATTGCTTGTGGATGATTCTCCTTACAAAGCCATTTGCAATCCT CCACACACTGCTATTTTTCCATTTCCATATAAATTCACGGACGAAAATGACAATTCATTAG ggCCAGGAGGTGATCTACGTGCTTATTTGGAAGGGCTAACAATGGCTGATGATGTTCAACTCTATGTTCAAGGACATCCCTTTGGTCAACAAGCTATACTAGATAGTAATCCATCATGGAATTTCTACCtaaaaataattgataaaatTCAGAATTCATCATCTCTAACTGCTTCAAGAGGATGA
- the LOC135623320 gene encoding probable GPI-anchored adhesin-like protein PGA55 isoform X3 yields MRRIFFVKTTLSYNAKDQFNAGEGANPRTKSRNKMGKIKRGGIFIRRKKEKAMGKKRKTLASDNDIAQTSVVHEDGSNSILQDASLKHCIVYQRRRKKNSSDTNSAVSLSGIFEMVSILKGRDGTSLTSNQASSVEKETHVGTESFTDSKMDLFQHTESALNLATVPEISESLDDIKNNVACKIDMEDSDSNKLANQTLPIETNLSPELSSNSYQLEAYSIQCEKSRKKEISLSGFSYDIQHICSDVTSTCTLQPVAASVDANEFSRVSSSDEFRRIMEVKCDIKAKATSTSEVIKKTESCLDNSGDGQHVAAEGSPKLLPSGQKDECATLLFQLENKVLRDASSLIHSREATKLGSGDGSESGQSAVHEKNSLDFKNRCNDSYAVHVKEHAPSSVNHVVKDVSSDVTKDQDQSSNLAALSNMETLLSCSRKKLIVLDLNGLLADINQEYHYAHKAHRRVGGKLVFKRPFCDDFLKFCFERFHVGVWSSRRRYNVDVVVDFLMGNLRHKLLFCWHFLFNVCLYSGPIKMHGYWVYNNREHA; encoded by the exons ATGCGTCGTATCTTTTTCGTGAAGACCACGTTAAGCTACAATGCGAAGGATCAATTTAACGCTGGCGAAGGAGCGAATCCGCGAACAAAATCCCGAAATAAAATGGGGAAGATAAAAAGAGGAGGGATTTTTATtaggaggaagaaagagaaagCAATGGGGAAGAAGCGGAAAACCCTCGCCTCAG ATAATGATATTGCCCAAACAAGTGTAGTACATGAGGATGGTTCCAATTCCATATTGCAAGACGCCAGCTTGAAGCATTGTATAGTGTACCAAAGGAGACGGAAGAAGAATTCGTCAGACACTAATTCTGCTGTTTCTTTGTCTGGGATTTTTGAAATGGTCTCAATCCTGAAGGGTCGCGATGGAACATCTCTTACTAGCAATCAAGCATCATCAGTGGAGAAAGAAACTCATGTTGGGACTGAATCCTTTACTGACTCTAAAATGGACTTGTTTCAACATACAGAATCAGCACTCAACCTTGCAACTGTACCTGAAATCTCTGAGTCTCTTGATGACATCAAAAACAATGTGGCATGCAAGATTGATATGGAAGATAGTGATTCTAATAAACTTGCTAATCAAACTTTACCAATTGAAACCAATTTATCACCTGAGTTATCTTCAAACTCATACCAGCTGGAAGCCTATTCTATCCAGTGTGAAAAGAgcagaaaaaaagaaataagtttaagtgGTTTTTCATATGACATTCAACATATCTGCTCAGATGTAACATCAACTTGTACCTTGCAGCCAGTTGCTGCATCTGTTGATGCTAATGAATTTAGTAGGGTCTCTTCATCAGATGAATTTAGGAGAATTATGGAGGTGAAATGTGACATAAAGGCCAAAGCAACATCCACCAGTGAAGTAATAAAGAAGACTGAGAGTTGTTTGGATAACTCTGGTGATGGTCAGCATGTTGCTGCAGAAGGAAGCCCAAAATTGCTTCCTTCTGGTCAGAAGGACGAATGTGCTACTCTATTGTTCCAATTAGAAAACAAAGTTCTCAGGGATGCCTCATCACTAATCCACTCTAGGGAGGCAACTAAACTAGGAAGTGGAGATGGATCAGAGAGTGGGCAATCAGCCGTTCATGAAAAGAATTCTTTGGACTTTAAAAACAGGTGTAATGATTCATATGCTGTTCATGTGAAAGAACATGCTCCTTCATCAGTGAATCATGTTGTGAAAGATGTCTCTTCTGATGTGACCAAGGACCAGGATCAGAGTTCAAATTTAGCAGCCTTGTCTAACATGGAAACATTGTTGAGTTGTTCTAGGAAGAAGCTAATCGTTCTTGATTTGAAtggtttacttgctgatatcaatCAGGAGTATCATTATGCTCATAAAGCACATAGGAGAGTTGGAGGAAAATTAG TTTTTAAAAGGCCCTTCTGTGATGATTTtctgaagttttgttttgagagATTTCATGTGGGTGTGTGGTCCTCAAGAAGAAG ATATAATGTTGATGTGGTGGTTGATTTTCTCATGGGAAATTTGAGACATAAACTGTTATTTTGTTGG cattttctttttaatgtgtGTCTGTATTCAGGACCAATCAAAATGCACGGATACTGGGTATACAACAATAGAGAACATGCATAA